The Niastella koreensis GR20-10 genome includes a window with the following:
- the rpsH gene encoding 30S ribosomal protein S8 translates to MVTDPIADYLTRVRNAQMAGHRIVEIPASNLKKRITEILYDQGYILKYKFEDDNKQGLIKIALKYDAQSKEPAIKSLERVSRPGLRQYASPAEFKRVKNGLGVAIVSTSQGVMTDKQAKSQNVGGEVLCYIY, encoded by the coding sequence ATGGTTACTGATCCCATAGCAGATTACCTGACAAGAGTTCGTAATGCCCAGATGGCTGGCCACCGGATTGTAGAAATCCCGGCTTCTAATCTGAAAAAACGTATTACAGAAATATTGTACGATCAGGGATACATTCTGAAATACAAATTTGAGGATGATAACAAACAAGGTCTTATTAAAATAGCCTTGAAGTATGATGCTCAAAGTAAAGAACCTGCTATCAAATCTCTGGAAAGAGTTAGCCGTCCTGGTTTACGTCAGTATGCCAGCCCTGCTGAATTCAAAAGAGTGAAAAACGGTTTAGGCGTTGCTATCGTGAGCACATCTCAGGGTGTAATGACCGACAAACAAGCCAAAAGCCAGAACGTTGGCGGCGAAGTTCTTTGCTATATCTACTAA
- the rplO gene encoding 50S ribosomal protein L15, with the protein MKLHELRPAKGATHREKRLGRGEASGKGGTSTKGNKGGQSRAGYQRKNAHEGGQMPIQRRLPKRGFKNPFRVEYKVFNLGQIDHLIEKYELTEISHDSLREWGLAGQTDKIKILGNGELKSKVAFKVSAISEKAKQAVEAAGGSVEIVK; encoded by the coding sequence ATGAAATTACATGAGTTAAGGCCTGCAAAAGGCGCAACGCACAGAGAAAAACGTTTGGGTCGTGGTGAAGCTTCCGGTAAAGGTGGAACTTCTACAAAAGGTAACAAGGGTGGTCAGAGCCGTGCTGGTTATCAACGTAAAAACGCCCATGAAGGTGGTCAGATGCCTATTCAGCGCCGTTTGCCAAAACGTGGCTTTAAGAACCCATTCCGTGTTGAATACAAAGTGTTTAACCTGGGTCAAATCGATCATCTGATAGAAAAATATGAACTGACAGAAATTTCTCACGATTCACTGAGAGAGTGGGGTCTGGCAGGTCAAACAGATAAAATTAAAATATTAGGTAACGGTGAACTGAAGAGCAAGGTAGCTTTCAAAGTAAGCGCAATTAGCGAAAAAGCTAAACAAGCGGTAGAAGCAGCCGGTGGTTCAGTGGAAATTGTAAAGTAA
- the map gene encoding type I methionyl aminopeptidase, which yields MIYYKTEAEIALMRESALLVSKTLAHIAGLIKPGITTLSLDKIIGEFIRDHQAEPAFLNYKGYPFNSCISVNDVVVHGFPDKNELKEGDIISVDIGTLKNGYYGDHAYTFAIGDPGDDVMKLIRITKESLYKGIEKAVAGNRIGDIAYAIQEHTEKKHGYGVVRELVGHGLGRSMHEDPQVPNYGRKGIGPVLREGLVLAIEPMINMGKKDVYTEEDGWTVRTVDHKPSVHFEHDVCVRKGKAEILSDYSIIEKVEKANPNLYTKD from the coding sequence ATGATCTACTATAAAACGGAAGCGGAAATTGCATTGATGCGGGAAAGCGCTTTACTGGTAAGTAAAACACTGGCCCATATAGCCGGATTAATAAAACCGGGCATTACTACACTTTCTTTGGATAAAATAATCGGCGAATTTATTCGTGACCACCAGGCTGAGCCTGCATTTCTGAACTATAAAGGCTATCCATTCAACTCCTGCATTTCGGTAAACGATGTGGTGGTGCATGGTTTTCCCGATAAGAATGAATTAAAGGAAGGGGATATTATTTCGGTTGACATTGGCACCCTTAAGAACGGGTACTATGGCGACCACGCTTATACTTTTGCGATTGGTGACCCCGGTGATGATGTAATGAAGCTGATCCGGATCACCAAAGAATCTTTATACAAAGGCATTGAAAAAGCAGTGGCCGGCAACCGCATTGGCGATATTGCTTATGCCATCCAGGAACATACCGAGAAAAAACATGGTTATGGCGTAGTGCGGGAACTGGTAGGGCATGGCCTGGGCCGGTCGATGCACGAAGACCCACAGGTGCCTAACTATGGCCGCAAGGGCATAGGACCGGTTTTGCGTGAAGGGCTGGTGCTGGCTATTGAGCCTATGATCAACATGGGAAAGAAAGATGTGTATACCGAAGAAGATGGCTGGACGGTTCGCACCGTTGACCACAAACCTTCCGTTCACTTTGAACATGATGTTTGTGTGCGTAAAGGAAAAGCTGAGATCCTGAGTGATTACAGCATTATTGAAAAAGTGGAGAAAGCCAATCCCAATTTATATACCAAGGATTAA
- the rplE gene encoding 50S ribosomal protein L5: protein MSTTKYTPRLADKYKKEVIPALMKRFSYGTVMQCPKLEKICINRGVNGAVSDKKLVDVAIDELTNISGQKAIPTMSKKDISNFKLRKNMPIGARVTLRGTKMYEFLDRLIATSLPRVRDFKGINEKAFDGRGNYTLGVTEQIIFPEIDIDKVSKITGMDITFVTTAQTNEEAYELLKELGMPFKGAKKD, encoded by the coding sequence ATGTCTACAACAAAATATACTCCCAGGCTGGCAGATAAGTACAAAAAAGAAGTTATACCTGCTTTAATGAAACGTTTTAGTTATGGTACGGTGATGCAGTGCCCTAAATTGGAGAAGATCTGTATTAACCGTGGTGTGAATGGCGCCGTTTCTGATAAGAAGCTTGTGGATGTGGCTATTGACGAGCTGACAAACATTTCTGGTCAGAAAGCAATCCCCACCATGTCTAAAAAAGACATTTCAAACTTCAAACTGCGTAAGAACATGCCTATCGGCGCCCGCGTAACTTTGCGTGGCACCAAAATGTATGAGTTCCTCGACAGGCTGATCGCTACTTCATTACCCCGTGTACGTGACTTCAAAGGGATCAATGAAAAAGCATTCGATGGCCGTGGTAACTATACTTTAGGCGTTACCGAGCAAATCATCTTCCCTGAGATCGATATCGACAAGGTAAGCAAGATCACCGGTATGGATATTACGTTTGTAACTACTGCCCAAACCAATGAAGAAGCATATGAGCTGTTGAAAGAGTTGGGCATGCCGTTCAAAGGGGCTAAAAAAGATTAA
- the secY gene encoding preprotein translocase subunit SecY, producing the protein MKKFIQTLKNIWGIEELRSKILVTIALIAVYRLGTHIVLPGIDPEKITVNQAGGGILGLIDAFAGGAFHQASILALGIMPYISASIFIQLMTILYPPFQKLQKEGDSGRKKINQYTRYLTVLVTILQASAYVAFLNTTNAQAMVESYKPYFWVSTTIILTAGTLFVMWLSEKITDKGLGNGSSVIIMVGILARFPQSIWQEWSARSNRGGGGLLIFVIEIAILVAIIMGLIILIQGVRKVPVQYAKQIVGNRQFGGARQFLPLKVNSAGVMPIIFAQAIMFLPTLLSNFDSTKGLAAVFGNHSNFWYMVIYAVMVIGFTFLYTALIFNPKQIADDLKRNNGFIPGVKPGQPTADYIGAVMDKITFPGAVLLALVGILPGFAQRMSVQQSFSSFFGGTSLLIMVGVILDTLQQIETQLLMRQYDGLMKSGRIQGRQQVTPASSI; encoded by the coding sequence GTGAAAAAGTTTATACAAACACTTAAGAATATCTGGGGGATTGAGGAACTGAGGAGTAAAATTCTGGTGACCATTGCCCTGATAGCCGTTTACCGTTTAGGAACACACATTGTTCTGCCCGGTATCGACCCCGAGAAAATAACCGTTAATCAGGCAGGTGGCGGTATTCTTGGATTGATCGATGCCTTTGCCGGCGGCGCCTTTCACCAGGCATCCATTCTGGCACTTGGTATCATGCCATATATCTCTGCCTCTATCTTCATTCAATTGATGACCATCCTGTATCCACCTTTTCAGAAACTGCAAAAGGAAGGAGACAGCGGCCGCAAGAAGATAAATCAATACACCCGTTACCTCACGGTGCTGGTAACCATTTTACAAGCCAGCGCTTACGTTGCTTTCCTGAATACCACAAACGCCCAGGCCATGGTAGAATCGTACAAACCCTACTTCTGGGTTTCTACCACTATCATTCTTACAGCAGGTACCCTGTTTGTAATGTGGCTGAGTGAAAAGATCACCGATAAAGGGTTGGGTAATGGTAGCTCCGTGATAATCATGGTGGGTATCCTGGCCCGCTTCCCTCAGTCGATCTGGCAGGAGTGGAGCGCCCGCTCAAACAGAGGCGGTGGCGGATTACTGATCTTCGTAATTGAAATTGCTATCCTGGTTGCTATTATCATGGGCCTCATCATCCTTATTCAGGGTGTTCGTAAAGTGCCTGTTCAATATGCTAAACAAATTGTAGGTAACCGCCAGTTTGGTGGCGCCCGCCAGTTCCTGCCTTTAAAGGTGAACAGCGCCGGTGTAATGCCTATCATCTTTGCCCAGGCCATCATGTTCCTGCCAACCCTGCTGAGCAACTTCGACTCAACAAAAGGTCTGGCTGCCGTGTTTGGAAATCATAGCAACTTCTGGTACATGGTCATTTATGCAGTAATGGTAATTGGTTTTACCTTCCTGTATACAGCATTGATCTTTAACCCGAAACAAATTGCCGACGACCTGAAACGTAATAACGGATTTATCCCCGGCGTAAAACCCGGTCAGCCTACAGCCGATTACATTGGTGCTGTAATGGATAAGATCACATTCCCGGGTGCGGTATTGCTTGCCCTGGTAGGTATATTACCAGGTTTTGCTCAAAGAATGAGCGTACAACAATCGTTTTCTTCTTTCTTTGGAGGTACTTCCCTGCTGATCATGGTAGGTGTAATTCTGGATACCCTGCAACAGATAGAAACTCAGTTGTTGATGCGTCAGTACGATGGCTTGATGAAGAGTGGAAGAATTCAGGGACGCCAGCAGGTTACTCCGGCTTCTTCTATTTAA
- the rpmD gene encoding 50S ribosomal protein L30, which yields MKKIKITLVKSPIDRPERQKLTLQALGLNKTNATKEVEATPQILGMVRKVTHLVKVEELA from the coding sequence ATGAAAAAAATAAAGATCACTTTAGTAAAAAGTCCTATTGACAGACCTGAGCGCCAGAAACTGACTTTGCAGGCTTTAGGTTTGAATAAGACGAATGCTACGAAAGAAGTAGAAGCTACTCCGCAAATCCTGGGTATGGTTCGTAAAGTGACCCACCTGGTGAAAGTTGAGGAACTGGCTTAG
- the rpsN gene encoding 30S ribosomal protein S14, with amino-acid sequence MAKESVKARQRKRERMVAQHAEKRAALKAAGDWKALDEMPKNSSTVRLKNRCQITGRPKGYIRYFGLSRVTFREMALNGKIPGVRKASW; translated from the coding sequence ATGGCTAAAGAGTCAGTTAAAGCCAGACAAAGAAAAAGAGAACGTATGGTAGCGCAACATGCTGAAAAGCGTGCTGCCCTGAAAGCTGCCGGCGATTGGAAAGCGCTGGATGAAATGCCGAAGAATTCTTCGACAGTTCGTCTGAAAAACCGTTGCCAGATAACCGGTCGTCCCAAAGGATACATCCGTTACTTTGGTTTAAGTCGTGTTACGTTCCGTGAAATGGCGTTGAATGGCAAAATCCCAGGTGTAAGAAAAGCATCCTGGTAA
- a CDS encoding DUF1572 family protein: protein MITPVLITLFERDLNKLTEEISQYPDDSSLWVVKDGIKNSGGNLCLHLTGNLQHFIGAVLGESGYIRNREAEFNLKNIGKHKLLNEIENTKVAVKDALEQTSKKELEKNYPLPINGETVTTEFYLLSLLAHLSYHTGQINYHRRLLGFPQEQEQEQAKAK from the coding sequence ATGATTACACCAGTTTTGATCACATTATTTGAGCGGGACCTGAATAAGCTGACTGAAGAAATTTCCCAATACCCTGACGACAGCAGCCTTTGGGTGGTAAAGGATGGCATTAAGAACAGTGGAGGTAACCTATGCCTGCACCTGACTGGCAACCTGCAGCATTTTATTGGCGCCGTACTGGGTGAATCCGGTTATATCCGGAACCGGGAGGCAGAATTCAACTTGAAAAATATCGGCAAACACAAGCTGTTAAACGAAATAGAAAATACTAAAGTAGCAGTGAAGGATGCATTGGAACAAACCAGCAAAAAAGAGCTGGAAAAAAATTATCCATTGCCCATTAACGGCGAAACGGTAACGACTGAATTCTATTTGTTGTCTTTGCTGGCGCATTTGAGTTATCATACCGGGCAAATCAACTATCACAGAAGATTATTGGGTTTCCCGCAGGAACAGGAACAAGAGCAGGCGAAAGCAAAATAA
- the rpsE gene encoding 30S ribosomal protein S5, whose amino-acid sequence MAKVNLNRVKAGDIELKEKVVAINRVVKTTKGGRAFSFSALVVVGNGNGVVGHGLGKAKEVQEAITKGIEDAKKNLIKVPIMHGTIPHDQWAKEGAAKVLIKPAAHGTGVIAGGSMRAVLESAGITDVLAKSLGSANPHNVVKATFKSLALLREPVTVARQRKLNLKKVFNG is encoded by the coding sequence ATGGCAAAAGTTAATTTAAACAGGGTTAAAGCCGGTGATATCGAACTGAAAGAGAAGGTGGTGGCTATTAACCGCGTGGTAAAAACAACCAAAGGTGGTCGCGCTTTCAGTTTCTCTGCCCTGGTGGTAGTGGGTAACGGAAATGGTGTTGTAGGTCATGGTCTTGGAAAAGCAAAAGAAGTACAGGAAGCAATTACCAAAGGTATCGAAGACGCCAAAAAGAACCTGATTAAAGTGCCTATCATGCACGGAACTATTCCCCACGACCAATGGGCGAAAGAAGGTGCTGCCAAAGTATTGATTAAACCAGCTGCCCATGGTACTGGTGTGATCGCCGGAGGTAGCATGCGTGCTGTGCTGGAAAGCGCCGGTATTACCGACGTTCTGGCAAAATCACTGGGTTCTGCTAACCCTCACAACGTGGTAAAAGCTACTTTCAAATCATTAGCTTTATTACGTGAGCCGGTTACTGTTGCCCGTCAGCGTAAATTGAACCTGAAGAAAGTATTTAACGGATAA
- the rplF gene encoding 50S ribosomal protein L6: MSRIGKKPVAVVNGVNITVSADNVITVKGPKGELKQAIDRDINVTVEGSEVIFTRPTDQIRHRAMHGLYRALVANMVKGVTEGYTKKLELVGVGYKASNQGNLLDLSLGYSHNILFEIPKELKVATQQEKGENPKITLEGIDKQLLGQVAAKLRSLRKPEPYKGKGVKYVGEIIRRKAGKAAGK, encoded by the coding sequence ATGTCTCGTATAGGTAAAAAACCTGTAGCAGTTGTAAACGGAGTGAACATCACAGTAAGTGCTGACAATGTAATCACTGTTAAAGGTCCTAAAGGCGAATTGAAACAAGCGATCGATCGCGATATTAATGTAACCGTTGAGGGCAGTGAAGTAATATTCACCCGCCCTACCGACCAGATCCGTCACCGTGCCATGCACGGTTTGTACCGCGCGCTGGTTGCCAACATGGTAAAAGGTGTTACTGAAGGTTACACGAAGAAACTGGAGTTGGTGGGTGTAGGTTATAAAGCTAGCAATCAGGGTAACCTGCTCGACCTGTCGTTGGGTTACTCTCACAATATTTTGTTCGAAATTCCCAAAGAATTGAAAGTTGCTACCCAACAGGAAAAAGGGGAGAACCCAAAAATTACCCTGGAAGGTATTGACAAACAATTACTGGGACAGGTTGCCGCTAAATTACGCAGCTTACGTAAGCCTGAGCCGTACAAAGGAAAAGGTGTTAAATACGTTGGCGAAATTATTCGTCGTAAAGCTGGTAAAGCAGCTGGTAAATAA
- a CDS encoding NAD(P)/FAD-dependent oxidoreductase gives MSEATKRLVVIGGGAAGFFCAVNAARMHPSLKVILLEKTSKLLSKVKVSGGGRCNVTHSCFTISDMVRNYPRGANFLKKAFHQFFTTDTIQWYAERGVPLKTEDDGRMFPVTNSSQSIIDCLMKEANKYGVEIRMMADVKGLKREGEQFTLELPDARFITADYVVIACGGYNKLSQFSWLQQAGHSIEEPVPSLFTFNMPGNAITQLMGVSVPEAAVKIAGSNLAAKGPLLITHWGLSGPAVLRLSAWGARQLAIDNWQFAITVNWLPRFNEQTLREHLQQLRFEMAAQKIVNRNPFDLPQRLWQYLLQQSGIDEDKRWADLPAKEQNKLIANCCAQEFKIQGKTTFKEEFVTAGGIPLSEVDANTMQSKLVPHLYFAGEILDVDGITGGFNFQHAWTSGYIAAKAIAAALEGK, from the coding sequence GTGAGCGAAGCAACAAAACGACTGGTAGTTATAGGAGGCGGGGCAGCTGGATTTTTTTGTGCGGTGAATGCTGCCCGCATGCATCCTTCGCTCAAGGTTATACTGCTCGAAAAAACAAGTAAGCTACTTTCTAAGGTAAAGGTATCCGGTGGCGGCCGCTGTAACGTTACCCATTCCTGTTTTACCATCTCCGATATGGTGCGCAATTACCCGCGCGGCGCCAATTTTCTGAAAAAAGCATTTCATCAATTCTTTACAACCGATACCATTCAATGGTATGCCGAGAGAGGCGTGCCGCTGAAAACGGAAGATGACGGGCGGATGTTTCCCGTAACCAATTCATCGCAATCGATCATTGATTGTTTAATGAAGGAGGCGAATAAGTATGGGGTTGAAATCAGGATGATGGCAGATGTGAAAGGCCTGAAGCGGGAAGGAGAACAATTTACCCTTGAGTTACCAGACGCCCGGTTCATTACGGCAGATTATGTAGTTATTGCCTGCGGAGGTTACAACAAGCTTTCACAATTCAGCTGGTTACAACAAGCAGGGCACTCCATAGAAGAACCGGTTCCATCCCTGTTTACTTTTAACATGCCCGGGAATGCTATTACGCAGTTAATGGGTGTGTCGGTGCCGGAAGCTGCCGTAAAGATCGCTGGCAGCAATTTAGCCGCTAAAGGGCCTTTATTGATAACCCATTGGGGATTGAGCGGTCCGGCGGTGTTGCGGTTGTCGGCCTGGGGAGCGAGGCAATTGGCAATAGACAATTGGCAATTTGCAATTACAGTAAATTGGTTGCCCCGGTTCAATGAACAAACTTTACGTGAGCATTTACAGCAACTTCGATTCGAGATGGCGGCGCAGAAAATAGTCAATCGCAATCCATTCGATCTTCCACAACGGTTATGGCAATATTTACTGCAGCAATCGGGCATAGATGAAGATAAACGCTGGGCCGATCTGCCGGCGAAGGAGCAGAATAAACTGATTGCAAATTGTTGCGCACAGGAATTTAAAATACAGGGAAAAACAACTTTTAAAGAAGAGTTTGTAACAGCGGGTGGTATCCCCTTATCGGAGGTGGATGCCAACACTATGCAAAGCAAGCTTGTACCCCATTTATATTTCGCTGGTGAAATACTGGACGTAGATGGTATTACAGGCGGGTTCAATTTTCAACATGCCTGGACGAGTGGCTACATTGCCGCAAAAGCAATTGCGGCTGCATTGGAAGGGAAGTAA
- the rpsQ gene encoding 30S ribosomal protein S17: MVDRNLRKTRTGVVTSNKMEKTITVSVERRVKHPIYGKFVKKTTKFHAHDEKNECTIGDTVRIMETRPLSKTKRWRLVEVVEKAK; the protein is encoded by the coding sequence ATGGTTGACAGAAATTTGCGTAAAACAAGAACCGGGGTTGTTACCAGCAACAAAATGGAAAAAACCATTACTGTTTCTGTAGAAAGAAGAGTAAAACACCCTATCTATGGTAAGTTCGTAAAAAAGACTACCAAATTCCATGCTCATGATGAAAAGAATGAGTGCACCATAGGCGATACTGTACGCATTATGGAAACCCGCCCCCTGAGCAAAACAAAGCGTTGGAGACTTGTAGAGGTAGTAGAAAAGGCGAAGTAA
- the rplX gene encoding 50S ribosomal protein L24, which yields MSNRFKPKFNIKKGDTVVVIAGDDKDAKKPRKVLEVFPEKSRVLVEGVNIVTRHTKPSARNTRGGIVKKEAAIHISNVMLWDAKAGSGVKVKRSRENGKLVRISKETGEAIK from the coding sequence ATGAGCAACAGATTCAAACCAAAGTTTAATATTAAAAAAGGCGACACCGTTGTAGTTATTGCCGGTGATGATAAAGACGCTAAAAAGCCCCGCAAAGTTTTGGAAGTATTTCCAGAAAAAAGCCGCGTGCTGGTTGAAGGCGTTAACATCGTTACCCGCCATACCAAACCTTCGGCTCGCAACACCCGTGGCGGTATCGTAAAGAAAGAAGCTGCTATTCACATTTCAAATGTGATGTTGTGGGATGCCAAAGCCGGTTCTGGTGTAAAAGTAAAACGCAGCCGTGAGAACGGTAAACTGGTGCGTATTTCCAAAGAAACTGGTGAAGCAATAAAATAA
- the rplR gene encoding 50S ribosomal protein L18, whose translation MNTKLEQRQKIRYRIRKKVAGTAEKPRLAIFRSNSDIYAQLIDDTKGFTLAAASSRDKDISAQKGTKTEKSKLVGQAVARKAKELGIARIVFDRGGNLYHGRVKAVAEGAREGGLEF comes from the coding sequence ATGAATACCAAATTAGAACAAAGGCAGAAGATCCGCTACCGCATCCGTAAAAAGGTTGCCGGTACTGCCGAGAAACCAAGACTGGCTATTTTTCGCAGCAACAGCGACATCTATGCTCAGTTGATTGATGACACCAAAGGGTTTACTCTGGCTGCTGCCTCTTCACGTGATAAGGATATCAGTGCACAGAAAGGAACCAAAACTGAAAAAAGCAAACTGGTTGGCCAGGCTGTTGCCCGTAAAGCAAAGGAACTGGGAATTGCCAGGATCGTTTTCGATCGCGGTGGTAACCTGTATCATGGCCGGGTAAAAGCAGTTGCTGAAGGTGCACGTGAAGGCGGATTAGAATTTTAA
- the rpsA gene encoding 30S ribosomal protein S1, with the protein MFHFIKQLNADAQESSAAGQDAEATATPKAPAAPATEVIDNSAHDDFDWSIDKRNVATYSKEEKLKYDAVYEGTFKAVTDGELVKGLVVALTKTDVVINIGFKSDGLVSLNEFRDLPNLKTGDEVEVMVVEKEDREGHLNLSRKQARITRAWEKIVEVHKTGEVITGTVTSKTKGGLIVDVFGMETFLPGSQIDVKPVTDYDQFVGKTMEFKVVKINEAIKNAVVSHKALIESDIEAQRAEIMSKLERGQVLEGTIKNITDFGAFMDLGGLDGLLYITDISWGRISHPGEVLKLDQKLKVVVLDFDDEKKRISLGLKQLTPHPWDILPENIHEGSVVKGKVVNIEDYGAFLEIMPGVEGLVHVSEITWANTPINAKEFFKLGDEYEAKIVTLDKDNRKMSLSIKQMSEDPWSTIETKFPEGSRHTGLVKNITPYGVFVELAPGIGGMIHISDLSWLKRFNHPSEYTKVGENIDVVILGIDKDNRKLQLGHKQLEEDPWNALQGTFAVGSVHEGTVIRRDDKGGIVQLPYGLEGFAPNRHLMREDGKAIGADETTQFMVIEFDRNEKRIVVSHTRIWEQTKLEEKNAAQKEARAEADKTKKAVKNIQGKVEKATLGDLGALAEIKEKLKQEEQQGGTPETKE; encoded by the coding sequence ATGTTTCATTTTATTAAACAATTAAACGCTGATGCACAGGAGTCTTCTGCAGCCGGTCAGGATGCTGAAGCTACAGCGACACCAAAAGCACCTGCAGCTCCGGCCACTGAAGTTATTGACAACAGTGCACACGACGATTTCGACTGGAGCATTGACAAACGTAACGTAGCTACGTACAGCAAAGAAGAGAAACTGAAATACGATGCTGTTTACGAAGGTACTTTCAAAGCGGTTACCGACGGTGAATTAGTAAAAGGTCTTGTTGTGGCCCTTACTAAAACTGATGTGGTGATCAACATTGGTTTCAAGAGCGATGGTCTGGTTTCGTTAAACGAATTCCGTGATCTGCCAAACCTGAAAACCGGTGACGAAGTGGAAGTTATGGTTGTTGAGAAAGAAGACCGGGAAGGTCACCTTAACCTCAGCCGTAAGCAAGCCCGTATTACCCGCGCCTGGGAAAAAATCGTTGAAGTTCACAAAACTGGTGAAGTTATCACCGGTACTGTTACTTCAAAAACCAAAGGCGGCTTGATCGTGGATGTATTTGGTATGGAAACATTCTTACCAGGTTCACAGATCGATGTTAAACCTGTAACTGATTACGATCAGTTTGTAGGTAAGACCATGGAGTTCAAAGTAGTGAAGATCAACGAAGCTATTAAGAACGCTGTAGTATCTCATAAAGCTCTTATCGAAAGCGATATCGAAGCACAACGTGCAGAGATCATGAGCAAACTCGAAAGAGGTCAGGTTCTGGAAGGAACTATCAAGAATATCACCGATTTCGGCGCCTTCATGGATCTGGGCGGCTTAGACGGTCTGTTGTATATCACTGATATCAGCTGGGGCCGCATCAGCCATCCGGGCGAAGTGCTGAAACTGGATCAGAAACTGAAAGTGGTTGTATTAGACTTCGATGATGAGAAAAAACGCATCAGCCTGGGTCTGAAACAACTGACTCCACATCCTTGGGATATTCTGCCAGAAAACATTCACGAAGGTTCTGTAGTGAAAGGTAAAGTGGTGAATATTGAAGATTACGGCGCATTCCTGGAAATCATGCCAGGTGTTGAAGGTCTGGTACACGTAAGTGAAATTACCTGGGCTAACACACCGATCAATGCGAAAGAATTCTTCAAACTGGGTGATGAGTACGAAGCCAAGATTGTAACGCTCGATAAAGATAATCGCAAAATGAGCTTGTCTATCAAGCAAATGAGCGAAGATCCATGGAGCACTATCGAAACCAAGTTCCCAGAAGGCAGCCGTCATACAGGTTTGGTGAAAAACATCACTCCTTATGGTGTGTTCGTTGAACTGGCTCCTGGTATCGGTGGTATGATCCACATCAGCGATCTGAGCTGGCTGAAACGCTTTAATCATCCTTCTGAGTACACTAAAGTTGGTGAAAACATCGACGTAGTGATCCTCGGAATTGATAAAGACAATCGTAAACTGCAACTCGGACACAAACAACTGGAAGAAGATCCCTGGAATGCACTGCAAGGTACATTTGCAGTGGGTTCAGTTCACGAGGGAACAGTTATCCGCAGAGATGACAAAGGTGGTATCGTTCAGTTACCTTACGGTTTGGAAGGATTTGCACCTAACCGTCACCTTATGCGCGAAGACGGCAAAGCAATCGGCGCTGACGAAACAACTCAGTTCATGGTTATCGAATTCGATCGCAATGAAAAACGCATCGTAGTTTCGCATACCCGTATCTGGGAACAAACCAAGCTGGAAGAAAAGAATGCTGCTCAGAAAGAAGCCCGTGCTGAAGCTGACAAAACCAAGAAAGCAGTTAAAAACATTCAGGGTAAAGTAGAAAAAGCTACTTTAGGTGACCTGGGCGCTTTAGCTGAGATCAAGGAAAAATTAAAGCAGGAAGAACAACAAGGTGGTACTCCTGAAACAAAAGAGTAA
- the rplN gene encoding 50S ribosomal protein L14: protein MIQQESRLNVADNSGAKEVLCIRVLGNSGQDYAKIGDKIVVTVKDAIPAGGIKKGTVTKAVIVRTKNKLRRKDGSYIRFDDNAVVLLNQSDEPRGTRIFGPVARELRDKGYMKIISLAPEVL from the coding sequence ATGATTCAGCAAGAGTCTAGATTAAATGTAGCTGATAACAGTGGCGCCAAGGAAGTACTGTGTATCCGTGTACTGGGAAACAGCGGCCAGGATTACGCCAAAATAGGCGATAAAATTGTAGTAACCGTAAAGGATGCTATTCCTGCCGGTGGTATAAAAAAAGGTACTGTTACCAAAGCGGTAATTGTTCGCACCAAGAACAAATTGCGCCGTAAAGACGGATCTTATATCCGGTTTGATGACAATGCCGTAGTGTTGTTGAATCAGTCTGATGAGCCTCGTGGTACACGTATCTTCGGGCCCGTAGCCAGAGAATTGCGTGATAAAGGATACATGAAGATCATCTCTTTGGCTCCTGAAGTACTTTAA